GGTATGTAATTCAAACAGTAATGTTTCATTAAATTGCTTTATAATAGCTTTGCTTGTGACTGGATGCATACTACAGGTTGTAATATGTTTGAAATTGATTTATTACTAAATTTGATTTCTAGATGAACTTACACAAAAGGGCTTTGATGCCAgagtaaaacatttattgtgtggAGAAGAGGCACATAGTGGAGGAAGTCTAGGAACATTGGGTATTCCACTTCTTATTTACCTATTGACTTATTTTTCCTTATTCCTTTTCCtctgtattaaaaatgtttccTTCTAATTTTATagagacaaaagaaaaaaatgagaagGCATATATGGGTAAGGAGACACAATTAAAAGTGATATTAATGcatcataaaaatgtttgttttgttgctcaGTTGCCAGTTCTTTTATTTCAGGGTGCTGTTACTGTTTGTTACTGTACTGTTGGAAATATTAACCAATCTCTCTATTAAGATGCAGCACAAGTATTTACCAAGGCAAAACAGTTAATAAAACCCCAGGTGAAAAAATGTCAGTTTCCCCTTCGTCAGAAAGAAAAGACCCTATTAAAGGTGAGTTTTTGCATTGCTTATGGTGTTGTTATAACTATTTAACATGATTAGCGTAAGCTTTAAGGAATGTTATCAAccttatatttatattgtattgcaAGATAAAAATGAGTCCCATGGAGTGGAAACCACGCACATCCAAAAAACCAGGCAGATATCAAAAAGTCATTCTTGAAGAAGCCCCACCAAGGATCATAGTGGCAGGCACAGAAGATTATGATGAACTGATACGTATTGCTCAGGAGGCATTTTGGACAGAAAAGGAAAGAGAGGGAAGTACATTTACTCTTTGCCATTCAGATGGCACAAGGTGGACAAAGGAGCAGTTTAACCAAGAATATGGATCTGTCTCTGAGATTCCAACT
The sequence above is drawn from the Triplophysa rosa unplaced genomic scaffold, Trosa_1v2 scaffold246_ERROPOS420716+, whole genome shotgun sequence genome and encodes:
- the LOC130550145 gene encoding uncharacterized protein LOC130550145 isoform X2, which gives rise to MDKIKSYDELRKQLENDELTQKGFDARVKHLLCGEEAHSGGSLGTLETKEKNEKAYMDAAQVFTKAKQLIKPQVKKCQFPLRQKEKTLLKIKMSPMEWKPRTSKKPGRYQKVILEEAPPRIIVAGTEDYDELIRIAQEAFWTEKEREGSTFTLCHSDGTRWTKEQFNQEYGSVSEIPTPWKRSFYIGRREMDIICLGESSSALGNDEMEDSDMDFQPKGSRCVGRSSQPSVERYMVEVQLQGESLSLGKSSRRNASADASPDPHSERSLNGGTGTSTNSDPGAARSTSADSGTDQGARETSVPEIQIATPNPEMPM
- the LOC130550145 gene encoding uncharacterized protein LOC130550145 isoform X3 — encoded protein: MDKIKSYDELRKQLENDELTQKGFDARVKHLLCGEEAHSGGSLGTLETKEKNEKAYMDAAQVFTKAKQLIKPQVKKCQFPLRQKEKTLLKIKMSPMEWKPRTSKKPGRYQKVILEEAPPRIIVAGTEDYDELIRIAQEAFWTEKEREGSTFTLCHSDGTRWTKEQFNQEYGSVSEIPTPWKRSFYIGRREMDIICLGESSSALGNDEMEDSDMDFQPKGSRCVGRSSQPSVERYMVEVQLQGESLSLGKSSRRNASADASPDPHSERSLNGGTGTSTNSDPGAARSTSADSDQGARETSVPEIQIATPNPEMPM
- the LOC130550145 gene encoding uncharacterized protein LOC130550145 isoform X1, with the translated sequence MDKIKSYDELRKQLENDELTQKGFDARVKHLLCGEEAHSGGSLGTLETKEKNEKAYMDAAQVFTKAKQLIKPQVKKCQFPLRQKEKTLLKIKMSPMEWKPRTSKKPGRYQKVILEEAPPRIIVAGTEDYDELIRIAQEAFWTEKEREGSTFTLCHSDGTRWTKEQFNQEYGSVSEIPTPWKRSFYIGRREMDIICLGESSSALGNDEMEDSDMDFQPKGSRCVGRSSQPSVERYMVEVQLQGESLSLGKSSRRNASADASPDPHSERSLNGGTGTSTNSDPGAARSTSADSGTGKSLKEYFTQKIGIVIMLFKVEFCYF